The Brachionichthys hirsutus isolate HB-005 chromosome 1, CSIRO-AGI_Bhir_v1, whole genome shotgun sequence genome has a window encoding:
- the sema6d gene encoding semaphorin-6D, with the protein MGQRAALLLSELLLLLTASRTLLAVSFPEDAVPLDVIDAHFSRRYPVFRGRPSGNESQHRLDFQLMTKIQDTLFIAGRDQVYLVSLRESYRNEIIPYRKLTWRSGQADKEMCAVKGKHRDECHNFIKVLVPRNDDLVFICGTNGFNPMCRYYRLDNLEFDGEEINGLARCPFDSKQTNVALFAEGKLYSATVADFQASDAVIYRSMGDGSALRTIKYDSKWLKEPHFLHAAEYGNYVYFFYREIAVEHSNLGKVVYSRVARICKNDVGGSQRVLEKHWTSFVKARLNCSVPGESFFYFDVLQSITDIVSINGVPSVVGVFTTQLNSIPGSAVCAFSMADIENAFWGRFKEQKTPDSVWTPFPEEKLPKPRPGCCSGHGPAASFKSSIEFPDETLQFIKSHPLMDTAVPSIGDEPWFTKTRVRYRLTALAVDNEAGPHKNYTVVFIGAESGVVLKILAKTSSTSLNDSLLLEEMDVFNRAKCLSNREDDRRVLSLHVDKDAHSLYVAFSSCVIRVPLSRCERHSSCHKSCIASRDPYCGWKPHGACERIQPGILSDYEQDVELGSTAHLGDCQAFLGSTSAPDYKSFGDPTSDMELSSAPITVHPSGPIHPPLLTPTQSPSSGPGPELYGSGFVLQDDPATSHSLDSIPGGQEGMWDIQAGETNQMVHMNILITCVFAAFLMGALLAGLIVFCYRDSFLRKPRHVHKDTESAPSCSDSTGSFVKINGLFDSPVKEYQTDIDSPKLYTDLLSNGKDLNAPNSDTKTMILRDGCQPPELAALPTPESTPVLQQKGLQAQGKASGPCKESNLSSKSSQFLLSPAPPNSKPHGHPHIPSAVVLPNATHDVSNFDHAEDALPHSSEKKLKNLDSKGSRKEPKRSVDARNTLNDLLKHLNDSVANPKAIIPEGSGPRSRQHLTLEPMEELTELPPKVPSREASLYSPSSSLPRHSPTKRVDVPMPTTPTGSLSMGGTLERQRAGYQLHRSASHRHSLSTSPNGVTMGVSVSRQHSMNRGGYMAPTPPSRLDSHGAVMGAGIHSAHPPSVSRQSSYSGHCSLPRTGLKRTPSLKPDVPPKPNGFPPQTPQMRVINKYSY; encoded by the exons AGATCAGGTGTACCTTGTGAGTCTACGAGAATCCTACAGGAATGAGATCATTCCTTACCGG AAGCTCACATGGCGATCAGGCCAGGCTGACAAAGAGATGTGTGCCGTGAAGGGGAAACACAGA gACGAGTGCCACAACTTCATCAAAGTGCTGGTTCCTCGAAACGATGACTTGGTGTTCATCTGTGGCACCAATGGCTTCAACCCCATGTGTAGATACTACAGG CTGGACAACCTGGAGTTTGATGGGGAGGAGATAAATGGGCTCGCGCGTTGCCCGTTTGACTCCAAACAAACCAACGTTGCCCTTTTTGCTG aAGGGAAGCTGTATTCTGCGACTGTCGCCGACTTCCAGGCCAGCGACGCTGTCATCTATCGCAGCATGGGTGACGGATCAGCCTTGAGGACCATCAAGTATGACTCCAAGTGGCTGAAAG AACCTCATTTCCTGCATGCAGCCGAGTATGGGAATTATGTCTACTTTTTCTACCGAGAGATCGCGGTGGAGCACAGCAACCTGGGCAAG GTTGTGTATTCTCGCGTGGCCCGGATATGCAAGAATGACGTCGGGGGGTCGCAGCGGGTTCTGGAGAAGCACTGGACGTCTTTTGTGAAGGCGAGGTTGAACTGCTCCGTGCCAGGAGAGTCCTTCTTCTATTTCGATGTGCTTCAGTCAATCACCGACATCGTCAGCATCAATGGCGTTCCCTCTGTGGTGGGCGTGTTCACCACCCAGCTGAACAG TATCCCCGGGTCAGCAGTGTGCGCCTTCTCCATGGCCGACATAGAGAATGCATTCTGGGGCCGTTTCAAGGAACAGAAGACTCCTGACTCTGTGTGGACTCCATTCCCAGAGGAGAAGCTCCCGAAACCTCG GCCAGGGTGCTGTTCAGGCCATGGCCCAGCTGCGTCTTTTAAGAGCTCCATCGAGTTCCCGGACGAAACCCTGCAGTTCATTAAGTCCCACCCCCTAATGGACACAGCTGTGCCTTCCATTGGCGATGAGCCTTGGTTCACCAAGACCCGTGTCAG GTACAGACTGACAGCGCTGGCTGTAGACAACGAAGCAGGACCTCACAAGAACTACACTGTGGTTTTCATCGGTGCCGAGTCAGGAGTTGTCCTCAAGATTTTGGCGAAGACTTCCTCCACGTCCCTGAATGACAGTCTGCTTTTGGAGGAGATGGATGTCTTCAATAGGGCAAA GTGCCTGTCTAACCGTGAGGATGACAGGCGTGTCCTCTCGCTGCATGTGGACAAAGACGCGCACAGCCTCTACGTCGCCTTCTCAAGCTGTGTCATTCGCGTCCCTCTGAGTCGCTGTGAAAGACATTCGTCCTGCCACAA GTCCTGCATTGCATCAAGGGATCCATACTGTGGTTGGAAGCCTCATGGAGCCTGTGAGAGGATACAGCCCGGTATTTT GTCGGATTATGAGCAGGATGTTGAATTAGGAAGCACTGCCCATCTGGGAGACTGTCAGG CATTTTTGGGCAGTACATCAGCGCCAGATTACAAATCATTTGGTGACCCTACCTCTG ACATGGAGTTGTCATCAGCGCCCATCACTGTCCACCCCAGTGGCCCCATACACCCCCCACTACTCACACCCACTCAGAGCCCCAGCTCTGGACCTGGTCCAGAGCTCTACGGCTCAGGCTTTGTGCTGCAGGATGACCCAGCCACCTCCCATTCTTTAGACTCTATCCCAGGGGGCCAAGAGG GAATGTGGGATATCCAAGCAGGTGAGACCAACCAGATGGTCCACATGAACATCCTCATTACCTGCGTATTTGCTGCTTTCCTCATGGGGGCCCTCCTGGCTGGTCTGATAGTTTTCTGCTACCGAGATTCATTCCTTCGTAAGCCGAGACATGTCCACAAGGATACAGAGTCCGCTCCGTCCTGCTCCGATTCCACGGGGAGCTTCGTTAAGATCAACGGCCTTTTTGACAGCCCAGTAAAG GAGTACCAAACTGATATTGACTCCCCTAAGCTGTACACCGATCTGTTGAGCAATGGCAAAGACCTGAATGCACCCAACAGTGACACCAAGACCATGATTCTGCGTGACGGCTGTCAGCCTCCTGAGCTGGCAGCCCTGCCGACACCCGAGTCCACCCCCGTGCTTCAACAGAAAGGCCTGCAGGCTCAAGGAAAGGCAAGCGGTCCCTGTAAGGAATCCAACTTATCATCCAAGAGTTCACAGTTCCTTCTGTCTCCTGCTCCCCCGAACTCCAAGCCCCACGGACATCCCCACATCCCGAGCGCAGTCGTTCTGCCCAATGCCACACATGACGTCTCTAACTTTGACCATGCAGAGGACGCGCTGCCACATTCATCGGAAAAGAAGCTGAAGAATCTAGATTCCAAGGGAAGTAGGAAGGAGCCGAAGCGGTCTGTTGATGCCAGAAATACCCTGAATGACCTTTTAAAACACCTTAATGACTCTGTGGCCAACCCCAAGGCCATTATTCCAGAGGGATCAGGGCCCCGCTCAAGGCAACATCTCACGCTGGAGCCTATGGAGGAACTGACTGAATTGCCCCCCAAGGTGCCCAGCCGTGAGGCTTCCCTGtattctccctcctcttccttgcCAAGGCACAGCCCCACAAAGAGGGTTGATGTTCCCATGCCCACCACACCAACAGGCAGCCTGAGCATGGGGGGCACCCTGGAGAGGCAAAGAGCCGGGTATCAACTCCACCGGAGTGCCTCTCACAGGCACTCCCTATCCACCTCGCCAAATGGGGTAACCATGGGGGTGTCTGTGTCTCGCCAGCACAGTATGAACAGAGGGGGATACATGGCCCCAACACCCCCCTCCAGACTCGACTCCCATGGTGCAGTGATGGGGGCAGGAATACACTCGGCCCACCCACCCTCTGTATCCCGACAGAGCAGCTACAGTGGCCATTGCTCCCTCCCTCGCACAGGGCTTAAACGGACCCCATCGCTAAAGCCAGATGTGCCCCCTAAACCCAACGGCTTTCCACCACAGACTCCACAGATGCGAGTGATCAATAAGTACAGTTATTAA